In Lemur catta isolate mLemCat1 chromosome 5, mLemCat1.pri, whole genome shotgun sequence, the genomic stretch AAGCGCCTATTGCTTAAGGATTCACTTACAATATAACCAGTCCCCCATTAAACAAATGTCAATGACCTCTatgtaatcctctcccttaactgaTTGACTTTCTGAGatatttcccagaaatggtagATTTGCTGAAAGACAAAGGAGTTAAGGCCCCTGGTCAAGATTCCTGAAGCCTAGAATCACCATCCCCCACCATCAGCCCCAAAACACATGACCGGCCCCAATGCACTCGCCCCACCCCCCCCaaattaggtcattaagtatgaaatgtccgattttgaaaaAAGCATCTCAagaagtacaattaatcaaagtatgtgcctaaacaaTTGACACAGTTGTGCCATCTTAAACATAGCTTTCATATGCCAGCAGTGGAGAGCCTGAAGAGCCAGCGGTGATGAAATTGCTAaagacattttccacagcttgttgagaattgaatatttttccttggaagaagtggtccaaagcctggaagaagtcatagtcagttggtgcaaggtctggtaatacagtggatgacagagtttccaggtccagcctctgtagtttgtaCAATATGTGATCCAGCATTGTCTTCCAAAaggattagcctgtctctattgaccaatgtcagctgcttaattgcaagcgtcctcatcatttcatccaattggttgcagaaGACTTCTGCTGTAAttggccaggtttcatgaagctgtagtggataataccggtgctagaccaccaaacagacaccattagcttttttttttattattcgggtttagactgtgtttcagcacttcaccTTTGTGCTGAATGCTTTCAATTGTctaaatccatttttcatcacacataataacatggtgtagaaatggctcacctttatgttgtgacagcaaagaaaggcaagcttcgagacaatttctcttctgatgctcatttaattcatgcagtaggcatccagcttctttaccttgcctgtttgtttcaaatggtccaatattgttggaatagtaatgccaaaccttgctgctaattcatgtttaggttgagatggatttgattccactatagctttcagctcattatccaccttggtctcaggttgcccacctggctcattttcaagattaaaattaccagaatggaacttctcaaaccatccacacgtgctgtgtgttcattagccacatcctttccaaacactttgttggtatttcaagctgtctgcattGCTCATGGAACTTACTAGAAAATGACTCTTCCCTTTTGCAGCCATCGCTGAAGTGGCAGCGGCCAAAATGAAGTTCAATCCCTTTGTGACTTCTGAGCGAAGCAAGAACCGCAAAAGGCATTTCGATGCCCCTTCCCACATCTTCAGGGAGATTATGTCTTCCCCTCTTTCCAAAGAGCTGAGACCTAAGGACAATGTTCGATCCATGCCCATCCAAAAGGATGATGTAGTTCAGGTGGTTCTGGGACAATATAAAGGTCAGCAAATTTGCAAAGTAGTCCAGGTTTACAGGAAGAAATATGTCATCTGCATTGAACCGGTGCGGCAGGAAGAGGCTAATGGCACAATTGCTCATGTGGACACTCACCCCAGCAAGGTGGTTATTACTAGGCTTAAACTGAGCAAAGACCACAAAAAGATCCTTGAATGGAAAGCCAAGTCTCACCaagtaggaaaggaaaagggcaagtacaaagaagaaacaaTTGAGTAGATGCAGGAATAAAATAATCTTATGtacaattttcattaaaaaatgctaaaatgaaaaaaaaataacttgaatttgtgatttatccatggttttacaaaaattgctctaaaatttttttgaaagattatCACAAGCCAAcctgtgtgtttgaaagaatgaggatgcacctttacaatagaaataaaacaagaagtatcaaagtgaaatttcagagataccaactgtcaaacttagcacataaggaaatctgacatttcatacttaataacctaatagttacaccatgacctgccccaaggcacgtggTTCTTCCTCTAAAAGCCCAGGATCTCCTTTAGTTAGACACATGGATTTCAGATAGCTTCTCCAGTTTTCCTGATGtctgttgtattaaaaattcctttcttccttgacaatcctcaATAATCACATCTTTGTGCAATAAACAAATAGACCTAGACCAAAACCCCCTGTGGTTTGGACAGTACTAAGATTACAtggggggccaggtgtggtggctcacacttgtattcctagcactctgggagcccgaggcaggagaatcacttgaggccaggagcttgagaccagcctcaacacagcgagacctctgtctctacaaaaaattagctgggtggtggtgcacacatgtagccccagttactcaggaggctgaggttacagtgagctatgactgtggcactgcactctagcccaggcaatagagtaagaccctgtcccaccccccaccacaccccGCCAAAAAAGATCTATGTCTTGACTATTTCACAAGAGAAAATGAAGTATacaaaagtaactttttttttttttgagacagtctcactctgttgcccgggctagagtgctgtggcgttagcctagctcacagcagcctcaatgctctgggctcaagtgatcctcctgcctcagcctcccaagtagctgggactacaggcctgcgccaccacgcctggctaattttttctatttttagttgtctggttaatttctatttttagtgcagatggggtcttgctttttctcaggctggtctcaaattcctgacctcaagtgatcctcccacctcggcctcccagagtgctaggattacaggtgtgagccaccacgtccagcctaCAAAAGTAACCTAATTAGGCTTTATCATGAGACAGCAACAGTAAAAACAGTACATTAATATCTGTGTGACTATACATattcaaaatctattttgtcCTTTACTATCTTGTGTAATGCTGTTGTGTCTGGAACAAAAGTAAGGAGAGGCAGTAAAAGTTCTAACAGCTACCAGCATTAACTtgtatctgaaagaaaaaaattaatggcttGAATGCAAGTAATTTATTaaattgtgggaaaataaaaacatggttatatattttaaatagtttagcTCCTTGTTTTTGTTATACTACTACATGATGGCACATTACATGTAAGTAAATCTATATATGCTTGTATAAATTTTTTTGGTCTGTCTCCTCCACCAGAGGGAAAATATGTAAACTCTATGAGAACAAAACGTTTGTGTCATTTACTGCCATATCCCTGGCACCCAGATGCCTAgaacataataggtgctcaataaatatttgctaaatgacaAATGGAACTATCTAAGGACTGACTTATTAAGAGGGCACTTTGCTGTCAGAAAGATAGCACTTGATTGTTCTCCAATGGCAAAAAGCATGTCTGGCTAGATACCTGTCGTATTAGGCAAAACTGAATGCTTGTTAAGCAGACATAATCATCTGGCCATCTTTCCAGAATTAACTGCAAACCACAAAAAGCGTGGGGGTAAACAGCacttggaaggaagaaaggaattgaCACTTGGGGAAGGTTGGAGATTTAGTCACCAGGAGTAGAAAAACGAGCATTTTTCTTGCTCAAATGAAGGTCAGTTGTTATCACTCAGAATCTTAGCTTGGGGTCTAGGAATTCATATCTTTCAAAAGCTATGCAGGAGTTTCTAACACGCAAACCAggtctgagaaccactgaaaACTCACTCAGGTTCTGGACTAATCCGATCCGTTTTAGCTTCAGCCCCTGCACTGCAGTGAAGGAAGGCGTTGACGGACCCGCACACGCCTTACGAG encodes the following:
- the LOC123637742 gene encoding 60S ribosomal protein L26-like; this encodes MKFNPFVTSERSKNRKRHFDAPSHIFREIMSSPLSKELRPKDNVRSMPIQKDDVVQVVLGQYKGQQICKVVQVYRKKYVICIEPVRQEEANGTIAHVDTHPSKVVITRLKLSKDHKKILEWKAKSHQVGKEKGKYKEETIE